One region of Patescibacteria group bacterium genomic DNA includes:
- the miaA gene encoding tRNA (adenosine(37)-N6)-dimethylallyltransferase MiaA has protein sequence MVSNLPKLIVVLGPTASGKTSLSLKLAQKYHGQIISADSRQIYKYMDIGTDKIQDTRNVPHYLINIITPKQNYSLARYQHQAIKIIKQIQQKKDIPFLVGGTGMYIDAVIENWHIPRVKPNLKLRAQLEKEIQLFGHDKLYQRLIKLDPAAKNFVDSKNPRRIIRALEVCLTTQQPFSQQRLKKKPLFDCLILGINLPREKLYQKINQRTQYMVKNGLIDEVKFLIKKYDLQLPALQGLIYKEIIAYLNGQIDLNRAVELIQQNTRHYARRQITWFKRNSNIHWIKNFSQADKLVKQFLLK, from the coding sequence ATGGTTTCAAACCTTCCAAAATTAATTGTTGTTCTCGGTCCCACCGCTTCTGGCAAAACCAGTTTGTCTTTAAAATTAGCTCAAAAATATCATGGACAAATTATTTCAGCTGATTCACGTCAAATTTATAAATATATGGATATTGGAACTGATAAAATCCAAGACACTCGAAATGTTCCTCATTATTTAATTAATATCATTACGCCTAAACAAAATTATTCTCTAGCCCGATATCAACACCAAGCGATTAAAATTATTAAACAGATTCAACAAAAAAAAGATATTCCCTTTTTAGTTGGTGGCACTGGTATGTATATTGATGCGGTGATTGAAAATTGGCACATTCCTCGAGTTAAACCTAATTTAAAATTACGCGCTCAATTAGAAAAAGAAATTCAACTTTTTGGTCATGACAAACTTTATCAACGTTTGATTAAACTGGATCCAGCTGCTAAAAATTTTGTTGATTCTAAAAATCCACGTCGCATTATTCGAGCGCTCGAAGTATGCTTAACTACTCAGCAACCCTTTTCCCAACAGCGTCTTAAGAAAAAACCCTTATTCGATTGTTTAATTTTAGGTATCAATTTACCTCGAGAAAAATTATATCAAAAAATTAATCAACGCACTCAATATATGGTTAAAAATGGCTTAATTGATGAGGTTAAATTTTTGATTAAAAAATACGATCTACAGTTGCCAGCCCTCCAAGGTTTAATTTATAAAGAAATAATTGCTTATTTAAATGGCCAAATAGATTTAAATCGAGCCGTCGAATTAATTCAGCAAAACACTCGCCATTATGCCCGTCGCCAAATAACTTGGTTTAAACGCAATTCAAATATTCACTGGATTAAAAATTTTTCTCAAGCCGATAAGTTAGTTAAACAATTTTTATTAAAATAA
- a CDS encoding DNA polymerase III subunit alpha produces MEFVHLHVHSHYSLLDGLGKLDDLIAQAQEYNMPALALTDHGVMYGVIEFYKKATAAGIKPIIGVEAYLARNGLDKKRAKLDEKPYHLILLAKNQQGYQNLIKLTSIAHLEGFYYKPRIDWELLEKYHEGLIALSACIQGEIPQAILENQLSQAEKLALKYQKLFGANNFYLEVQHHSGNQDQEKVNNFIFEIAKKNHIPVVATNDVHYVNSHDAEAQDILLCMQTKKKKQDLDRMNLMDHDLSFRSPHNMIEGFKDHPEVIENSVKIAKMCDLKIELGEIKLPYFEVPNDKTADEYLTDICQQNIVQRYPLIRYEKEIAEDKKKPSDLEKQIQERLKYELEIIKKTGYASYFLIVQDFVNWAKKNNIVVGPGRGSAAGSIVSYLTNITEIDPLKYDLVFERFLNPERISMPDIDLDFADTRRNEVVSYVENKYGKDHVSQIITFGTMAARAAVRDVGRVLDFSYSFCDKLAKLIPQFTNLKDALTKVTELKELYNSNDDAKKILDMAQKLEGVARHASTHACGVLITREPLDHYVPLQIASRGDETIVSQYDMICVESLGLLKMDFLGLKNLTLIENCLEIIDKTQDQKINLETLSLEDLKTYRLLQDGQTTGVFQLESSGMKRYLKTLKPTNMDDIIAMVALYRPGPMQFIPDYINGKHGKRQATYLHPKLKPILDKTYGIAVYQEQVLQIARDLAGFTLGEADILRKAVGKKIAELLKQQKDKFVKGCVKNNIKKETALKIFEFIEPFAGYGFNKAHATSYATIAYQTAYLKANFPVEFMASLLTADENDSDRVAIEIEECKNMGIEVLPPDINESFKNFTVVVGTENPTIRFGLLAIKNVGSTIVDIIIKERKTNGLYQNLTDFLKRVQSKDLNKKSLESLIKSGALDNFGERNQLLENIENLLNFVRNIQKEKINGQKSLFGVLPVNNTEPNLKLKSARPATRKEKLSWEKNLLGLYVSEHPLKKVFEIAQKDIVSCSMIEEQKTKSYIKIIGVVTKIKKIITSNNKTMLFVKIEDSSGSLEVIVFPDVYNNNKNLWEEEKTLAIIGKVSDKDGTKKVIVAEAKKIEPDDPDSSLKTILSLQPPANNGFKYANQSGWAVSYNSFYTY; encoded by the coding sequence ATGGAGTTTGTTCACCTACATGTCCACTCGCATTATAGTCTTCTTGATGGTCTAGGTAAATTAGACGATTTAATTGCTCAGGCTCAAGAATACAACATGCCAGCTTTAGCCCTAACTGATCATGGGGTTATGTATGGCGTGATTGAATTTTATAAAAAAGCGACAGCTGCTGGCATTAAACCAATTATTGGCGTTGAAGCTTATCTAGCTCGCAATGGTTTAGATAAAAAAAGAGCCAAACTTGATGAAAAACCTTATCATCTAATTTTGTTAGCTAAAAACCAACAAGGCTATCAAAATTTAATTAAATTAACTTCCATCGCCCATTTGGAAGGTTTTTATTATAAACCACGTATTGACTGGGAACTTTTAGAAAAATATCACGAAGGTTTAATTGCTTTATCCGCTTGTATTCAAGGTGAAATTCCCCAAGCCATTTTAGAAAATCAACTTTCGCAAGCCGAAAAATTAGCTTTAAAATATCAAAAGCTTTTTGGCGCTAATAATTTTTATTTAGAAGTCCAACACCATTCCGGCAATCAAGATCAAGAAAAGGTTAATAATTTTATTTTTGAAATTGCCAAAAAAAATCATATCCCAGTCGTTGCCACCAACGACGTTCATTATGTCAATTCTCATGATGCCGAAGCTCAAGACATTCTTTTGTGCATGCAAACCAAAAAGAAAAAACAAGATCTTGATCGAATGAATTTAATGGATCACGATTTGTCTTTCCGTTCGCCACATAATATGATTGAAGGTTTTAAGGATCACCCAGAAGTTATTGAAAATTCAGTCAAGATTGCTAAAATGTGTGATTTAAAAATTGAATTGGGCGAAATTAAATTACCTTATTTCGAAGTTCCAAACGATAAAACTGCTGATGAATATTTAACTGATATTTGCCAACAAAACATTGTACAACGCTATCCCCTGATTCGCTACGAAAAAGAAATCGCTGAAGATAAAAAAAAACCAAGTGACTTAGAAAAACAGATTCAAGAGCGTTTAAAATATGAATTGGAAATTATCAAAAAAACCGGCTATGCTTCTTATTTTTTAATTGTTCAAGACTTTGTCAACTGGGCCAAAAAAAATAACATCGTAGTTGGGCCTGGTCGCGGTTCAGCTGCTGGTTCAATCGTCTCTTATTTAACTAATATCACCGAAATCGATCCCTTAAAATACGATTTAGTTTTTGAAAGATTTTTAAATCCAGAAAGAATTTCCATGCCTGATATTGACTTAGATTTTGCCGATACGCGACGCAATGAAGTTGTTAGCTATGTTGAAAATAAATATGGCAAAGATCATGTCAGCCAAATTATTACTTTTGGTACTATGGCCGCTCGAGCAGCCGTTCGCGACGTTGGTCGCGTTTTAGATTTTAGTTATAGTTTTTGCGATAAACTTGCTAAATTAATTCCTCAATTCACTAATTTAAAAGATGCTCTAACCAAAGTGACTGAACTTAAGGAATTATATAATTCCAATGATGATGCTAAAAAAATTCTCGACATGGCTCAAAAATTAGAAGGTGTCGCTCGACACGCTTCGACTCATGCCTGTGGGGTTTTAATTACCCGTGAACCCCTTGATCATTATGTCCCATTACAAATTGCCTCGCGAGGTGACGAGACTATTGTCTCGCAATACGACATGATATGTGTTGAATCTTTAGGTCTGTTAAAAATGGATTTCTTGGGTTTAAAAAATTTAACCTTAATTGAAAATTGTCTTGAAATTATTGATAAAACTCAGGATCAAAAAATCAATTTAGAAACTTTATCTTTAGAAGATTTAAAAACTTATCGCCTTTTACAAGACGGACAAACTACCGGCGTTTTTCAGCTAGAAAGTTCCGGCATGAAACGATATTTAAAAACGTTGAAGCCAACCAATATGGATGATATTATTGCTATGGTCGCTCTCTATCGACCTGGACCGATGCAATTTATTCCAGATTATATCAATGGTAAACATGGCAAACGTCAAGCTACTTATTTACATCCTAAATTAAAACCTATTTTAGATAAAACTTACGGCATTGCAGTCTACCAAGAACAAGTTTTACAAATCGCCCGCGATTTAGCCGGCTTTACTCTTGGCGAAGCTGATATTTTACGTAAAGCTGTCGGTAAAAAAATTGCTGAACTTTTAAAACAACAAAAAGATAAATTTGTTAAAGGTTGTGTCAAAAATAATATTAAAAAAGAAACAGCTTTAAAAATTTTTGAATTTATTGAACCCTTTGCTGGTTATGGTTTTAATAAAGCCCATGCAACCTCTTATGCCACTATCGCCTATCAAACAGCTTATTTAAAGGCTAATTTTCCGGTTGAATTTATGGCTTCTCTTTTAACCGCCGATGAAAATGATAGTGATCGAGTTGCTATTGAAATTGAAGAATGTAAAAACATGGGCATTGAAGTTCTTCCGCCAGATATTAATGAAAGTTTTAAAAATTTTACTGTCGTTGTTGGTACCGAAAATCCAACCATTCGCTTTGGACTTTTAGCCATTAAAAATGTTGGTTCAACTATCGTTGATATTATTATTAAAGAAAGAAAAACCAATGGTTTATATCAAAATTTAACCGACTTTTTAAAACGCGTTCAAAGTAAAGATCTAAATAAAAAATCATTAGAAAGTTTGATTAAATCTGGCGCTTTAGATAATTTTGGCGAACGCAATCAATTGTTGGAAAATATTGAAAATTTACTTAACTTTGTGCGTAATATTCAAAAGGAAAAAATTAATGGCCAAAAAAGTCTGTTTGGTGTTTTGCCCGTAAATAACACTGAACCAAATTTAAAATTAAAATCAGCTCGACCAGCGACTCGCAAAGAAAAATTGTCATGGGAAAAAAATCTTTTGGGTTTGTACGTTTCAGAACATCCCCTAAAAAAAGTTTTTGAAATAGCCCAAAAAGACATTGTCAGTTGTTCTATGATTGAAGAGCAAAAAACAAAAAGCTATATTAAAATTATTGGCGTAGTGACTAAAATAAAAAAAATTATTACCTCGAACAATAAAACAATGTTATTTGTTAAAATTGAAGATTCGAGTGGCAGTTTAGAGGTAATCGTCTTCCCAGATGTTTATAATAATAATAAAAATCTTTGGGAAGAAGAAAAAACCCTGGCTATTATTGGCAAGGTTTCTGACAAGGATGGCACTAAAAAAGTTATTGTCGCTGAAGCTAAAAAAATTGAACCCGATGATCCAGACAGCTCTCTTAAAACCATTCTTTCCCTTCAACCACCAGCCAACAATGGCTTTAAATACGCCAATCAATCTGGCTGGGCAGTAAGCTATAATAGTTTTTATACTTATTAA
- the thrS gene encoding threonine--tRNA ligase — MHKQPNNQLEIIRHSLAHILATAVLKLYPDTQIAIGPAIEDGFYYDFDFKDKITPENLPAIEKEMRKLIKENLKFEQQKINILEAKEIFKNQKYKIELIDDLVSQGESQVSIYKTGNFVDLCRGPHIESTQILKNVGFKLDKLAGAYWRGDEHKPMLTRIYALAFKNQQQLDEFLILRQEAIKRDHRKLGQELDLFSFQSQAPGMPFWHNKGNYIWQKLVDWVSDLMRQRNYEINKTPIILNKDLWLQSGHWDHYAENMYFTKIDDQDFAVKPMNCPGNILIYKNTKHSYRELPIRAGEFGLVHRHELSGVLSGLFRVRCFTQDDAHIYCTQEQIQAEIKNLLDFMHQVYSTFNFKYRIELSTKPDKAMGDPKIWELAEKTLKQVLDQTGQDYKINEGDGAFYGPKIDFHLEDALGRSWQCGTIQLDFQMPEKFDLTYTNSDGQEQRPVMLHRTILGSVERFIGVLIEHYAGALPIWLSPVQIKIINVGETHEKHCQQLAEEFRQAGLQVELDLANETVGNKIRKAIKEKIPYMLVIGDKEMESKDLHVRIRGEEKVVKISKKKFIAQILKEIEDKK, encoded by the coding sequence ATGCACAAACAACCAAACAATCAACTTGAAATTATTCGTCACTCTTTGGCGCACATTTTAGCAACTGCCGTTTTGAAATTATACCCAGATACTCAAATTGCGATTGGTCCAGCTATTGAAGATGGCTTTTATTATGATTTTGATTTTAAAGATAAAATTACGCCGGAAAACCTACCAGCAATTGAAAAAGAAATGCGTAAATTAATTAAAGAAAATTTAAAATTCGAACAACAAAAAATTAATATTTTAGAAGCTAAAGAAATTTTTAAAAACCAAAAATATAAAATCGAGCTGATTGATGATTTGGTTAGTCAGGGCGAAAGTCAAGTTTCAATTTATAAAACTGGTAATTTTGTCGACCTCTGCCGTGGTCCACATATCGAATCAACTCAAATCTTAAAAAATGTTGGTTTTAAATTAGATAAACTAGCCGGCGCTTATTGGCGAGGAGATGAGCATAAACCCATGTTAACTCGTATTTATGCTCTCGCTTTTAAAAATCAACAACAGCTTGATGAATTTTTAATTCTTCGCCAAGAAGCTATTAAAAGAGATCATCGCAAGTTAGGACAGGAACTAGATTTGTTTTCTTTTCAATCACAAGCTCCCGGCATGCCCTTTTGGCACAACAAAGGCAATTATATTTGGCAAAAATTAGTTGATTGGGTTAGCGACTTAATGCGTCAAAGAAATTATGAAATTAATAAAACACCAATTATTTTAAATAAAGACTTATGGCTTCAATCTGGTCATTGGGATCACTATGCAGAAAATATGTACTTTACTAAAATTGATGATCAAGATTTTGCCGTTAAACCGATGAATTGTCCGGGTAATATTTTAATTTACAAAAACACCAAACATTCCTATCGTGAATTGCCAATTCGTGCCGGTGAATTTGGCTTAGTTCATCGTCATGAGTTATCAGGGGTTTTATCGGGACTATTTAGAGTCCGCTGTTTTACTCAAGATGATGCTCATATCTATTGTACTCAAGAACAAATCCAAGCTGAAATTAAAAACCTGCTCGATTTTATGCATCAAGTTTATTCAACTTTTAATTTTAAATATCGTATTGAACTTTCAACCAAACCCGACAAAGCTATGGGTGATCCTAAAATTTGGGAATTGGCTGAAAAAACTCTAAAGCAAGTTTTAGACCAAACTGGTCAAGATTATAAAATTAATGAAGGCGATGGCGCTTTTTATGGTCCCAAAATCGATTTTCATTTAGAAGACGCTTTGGGTCGTTCTTGGCAATGTGGTACAATTCAACTTGACTTCCAAATGCCAGAAAAATTTGATTTAACTTATACTAATTCTGACGGCCAAGAACAACGACCAGTTATGTTACATCGAACTATTTTAGGCAGTGTGGAGCGATTTATTGGTGTTTTAATTGAACACTACGCTGGTGCTCTACCTATTTGGCTCTCTCCTGTCCAAATTAAAATAATTAACGTTGGCGAAACTCACGAAAAACATTGCCAACAATTAGCCGAAGAATTTAGGCAAGCCGGTTTGCAAGTTGAATTAGATTTAGCCAATGAAACTGTGGGCAATAAAATTCGCAAGGCTATCAAAGAAAAAATTCCGTATATGCTAGTCATCGGCGACAAAGAAATGGAAAGTAAAGATTTACACGTTCGTATCCGTGGCGAAGAAAAAGTGGTTAAAATATCAAAAAAGAAATTTATTGCTCAAATTTTGAAAGAAATTGAAGATAAAAAATAA
- the miaB gene encoding tRNA (N6-isopentenyl adenosine(37)-C2)-methylthiotransferase MiaB encodes MLTYFIKTFGCQMNISDSERIAGLLNSINFQPTQNISTADLIIVNACSVRQSAIDRIYGLSAKWLKQKQNNNFKTILTGCLLDLDKKKLKPRFDLILDIRDLNTWPPAIANLFSDNNLCHTNYNLQTTNYLGVKPNYSNSHTALVPIMNGCNNFCSYCVVPYTRHRETSRPADEIIKEVKSLIKRGYKEIILIGQNVNSYQCPHSQINFPELLRMINNLSGNFWLNFVTSHPKDMSDELIQTMAQSLKICPYVHLPVQSGDNKILQAMNRHYTVQHYKKLIKKIKHNFKKYRIGLEKYPAISTDIIVGFPGETLKQFKHTLRLAKKIKYDMIYVGQYSPRPQTTAAKLKDDVSKTEKKNRDKILNQILQKTNLKNNQRFVNQTLEVLVDKCNNQACFGHTRHFKNVKFDSKNDLTGHKIKVKIKQAHDWNLLGELIS; translated from the coding sequence ATGCTAACATATTTTATCAAAACTTTTGGTTGTCAAATGAACATCAGCGATTCAGAACGCATCGCTGGTTTATTAAATTCCATTAATTTTCAACCTACTCAAAATATATCAACAGCTGATTTAATTATTGTAAATGCTTGTTCGGTTCGTCAATCAGCCATAGATCGTATTTATGGTTTAAGTGCTAAATGGCTTAAACAAAAACAAAATAATAATTTTAAAACCATTTTAACCGGTTGCCTTTTGGACTTAGATAAAAAAAAGTTAAAACCGCGTTTTGATTTGATTTTAGATATCCGCGATTTAAACACTTGGCCGCCAGCCATCGCCAATCTATTTTCCGACAACAATCTCTGTCATACAAACTATAACCTACAAACCACAAACTATCTAGGCGTTAAACCTAATTATTCTAATTCCCACACCGCCTTAGTTCCTATCATGAATGGTTGCAATAATTTTTGTTCTTACTGTGTTGTACCATACACTCGCCACCGTGAAACCTCTCGACCAGCTGATGAAATTATCAAAGAAGTAAAATCGTTAATTAAACGTGGATACAAGGAAATTATTTTAATTGGACAGAATGTTAACAGTTATCAATGTCCTCATAGTCAAATTAATTTTCCCGAACTTTTACGTATGATTAATAATTTATCTGGCAATTTTTGGCTAAATTTTGTGACTTCCCATCCCAAAGATATGTCTGATGAATTAATTCAAACCATGGCTCAATCATTAAAAATTTGTCCATATGTTCATTTGCCAGTCCAATCTGGTGATAATAAAATTTTACAAGCCATGAATCGTCACTATACCGTTCAACATTACAAAAAATTAATTAAAAAAATAAAACATAATTTTAAAAAATACCGCATTGGTTTAGAAAAATATCCCGCAATCTCAACTGACATTATTGTTGGTTTCCCTGGCGAAACTTTAAAACAATTTAAACACACCTTGCGTTTGGCTAAAAAAATTAAATACGACATGATCTATGTTGGTCAATATTCACCCCGGCCCCAAACCACTGCGGCTAAATTAAAAGATGATGTTTCTAAAACAGAAAAGAAAAACCGCGACAAAATTTTAAATCAAATTTTACAAAAAACCAACCTAAAAAATAATCAACGCTTTGTCAATCAAACCCTGGAAGTTTTAGTTGATAAATGTAACAATCAAGCTTGTTTTGGCCATACTCGTCATTTTAAAAATGTTAAATTTGATTCGAAAAATGATTTAACTGGTCACAAAATTAAAGTTAAAATAAAACAAGCTCACGATTGGAACTTGTTAGGAGAATTAATTAGTTAA
- a CDS encoding PrsW family intramembrane metalloprotease, with product MEIIYKIALIIFAFLPSVFWLIFYHYYDRKRPEPFWLILKIFIWGMLAAFLAIVLEHFLVEILKPELYVSRGWLIILRALIIVAPLEEILKFGVVRKKIYYNREFNESLDGIFYCVTAALGFAALENSLAVLVGGSQLILYRFLTTTLMHAVATGIIGYYLGWVHFHHQSQWWLIKGVILAIIFHAVFNISVSQDLVWLNLIAIPWLIAGFIFLYFKIKRFQKTGVR from the coding sequence ATGGAAATAATATATAAAATTGCTTTAATTATTTTTGCTTTTTTACCAAGTGTTTTTTGGCTGATTTTTTATCATTATTATGATCGTAAACGGCCAGAACCCTTTTGGTTGATTTTGAAAATTTTTATTTGGGGCATGTTGGCCGCTTTTTTGGCTATAGTTCTAGAACATTTTTTAGTTGAAATTTTAAAACCGGAATTATATGTTTCGCGTGGTTGGCTAATTATTCTCAGAGCTTTAATTATTGTGGCGCCCTTGGAAGAAATTTTAAAATTTGGCGTGGTGCGGAAAAAAATTTATTATAATCGAGAATTTAACGAATCATTGGATGGTATTTTTTATTGTGTTACGGCAGCTTTGGGTTTTGCGGCTTTGGAAAATTCTTTGGCCGTGTTAGTAGGCGGTTCGCAATTAATTTTGTATCGCTTTTTAACTACAACTTTAATGCATGCCGTAGCTACGGGCATTATTGGTTATTATTTGGGTTGGGTGCATTTTCATCATCAATCTCAATGGTGGCTAATTAAAGGCGTTATCTTAGCTATTATTTTTCACGCAGTTTTTAATATTTCAGTGTCTCAGGATTTAGTTTGGCTAAATTTAATTGCAATTCCGTGGTTAATAGCTGGGTTTATTTTTCTATATTTTAAAATTAAGCGATTTCAAAAAACTGGCGTAAGATAA